In Aureibacillus halotolerans, the genomic window CGCTCTAAATGATTGGTCCAAACGCCCTGCAAAGGAACGTAGCGTGTTGTTGAAAAAGCTCTATCATAAAATGCTGGAAGAGCAAGATGAGATGGCTCATCTGATGACGAAAGAAATGGGGAAACCATTAGAAGAAGCGAAGGGCGAGGTGGCCTATGCCGCATCCTTTGTAGAATGGTTTGCTGAAGAAGGACGACGGGTTTATGGTCGGAGCATCCCAGGGGGAGCAGAGGACCAACGCTTTCAGGTTATTAAGCAGCCCGTCGGTGTGGTTGCTGCGATTACACCTTGGAACTTTCCGGCAGCAATGATTACGCGTAAGCTTGCACCAGCGCTTGCCGCAGGCTGTACGATTGTCATTAAGCCCCCTAGCGCAACGCCACTTACAGCATTAATGTTGGCGAAGCAATGCCAGGAGGTTGGTATCCCTAACGGAGTCGTTAACATTGTCCCTGCCTCTTCAAAGGCTTTTTCTAACGTCATTATGAAGAGTGACAAGGTGCGGAAGATTACGTTCACTGGATCAACAGAAGTTGGAAAAATGTTAATGAAGCAAGCGGCAGACACGATGAAAAATCTATCGTTAGAGCTTGGTGGTCATGCGCCGTTGCTCGTATTTGATGATGCGGATGTGACGAGGGCTGTCGACCAAGCTGTCGCTTCGAAATTCCGGAATGCTGGTCAGACTTGTATCTGTGCCAACAGAATCTATGTGCAGGCAGGCGTTTACGACGAATTTGTTGATCAGTTCGTGAAAAAGGTCGCCACATTGTCTCTAGGAAACGGCTTAGAAGGAAATGATATTGGCCCACTAATCGACAAAGACGGCTTCGAGAAGGTTGTTGATCAAGTGAACGATGCCAAGGAAAAAGGTGCTGTGGTTAGCACAGGTGGTGAAGGGTATCAGGATGGTGGCTATTATTATATGCCAACGGTTCTGACGAATGTGGATGAATCGATGGCGATCATGCACGATGAAACGTTTGGTCCTGTAGCACCAATTCGTAAATTTGAGGAAGAAGACGAAGCCATTCGCTTAGCCAATGAAACACCATTTGGTTTGGCAGCCTACTTTTTTACGAAGGATGTCTCACGCGGAACAAGAGTAGCAGAGCAGCTGGAGTATGGCATTGTAGGCTGGAACTCAGGAGCACCTTCTGCCGCAGAGGCGCCATTTGGTGGAATGAAAGAAAGTGGCATTGGGCGCGAAGGTGGCATGGAAGGAATCGAAGCGTATCTAGAGACAAAATACATTTCGCTTAAGCTATAATTCCTAACACTCAGGAGGTGAACGCAGACCAATCATCAGCGGTCTGCATATCCATGGACTTAAAAATGAAAAACCAACATGCACTAGTGATGGCATCGAGCTCAGGGTTAGGAAAAGCCATTGCAATGACATTGGCAGAAGAAGGCGCACACGTCTTTCTAACAAGCAGAGATCAAGAAAGGTTGTCTGCTGCTGTTGCAGAAGTCCGTACGGTCGCACAAGGTAAGGTGTCTTCCATAGTATGTGATGTCACAAAACCAGAAGACATCGAAGCTGCTGTACAGGCGGTTATTGACCAATATGGGACGATTGATATCCTCGTCAACAATGCAGGTGGGCCGCCACCAGGGCACTTTATTGATATGGATGATACCCAATGGCAGCAAGCGTTTGACCTGAATTTGATGAGCTTTATTCGTACAATGAAAGCGTGTTTGCCTCACATGACAGCCAATCGATACGGACGAATCGTTACTATTGCCTCTTCATCAGTAAAGCAGCCAATTGACGGATTAATTTTATCAAACACCTTTCGTACAGCTGTGATGGGGCTGTCAAAAAGCCTCGCATCCGAATATGGCGAATACAATATACTTATTAATACACTAGGTCCGGGACGGATTGAAACGGATCGTTTAAAATCATTGGAGCATGCCATGGCTGATAAACAAGCAGTTTCTGTCGATGACATCCAGCAACTTCATAAAGCAACCATTCCAGTTGGAAGATACGGTCAGCCTGAGGAATTTGCCGCAACAGCAGCGTTTCTTTGTTCAGCAAGAAACAGCTATGTCACTGGACAAACCTTTTTAGTTGATGGTGGTATGGTTAAGGCGTTATAAAACCACATAGTGTATAGGTAGGACCAGTAGGCTGTTCAAAAGTCACAAAATGACTTTTGGCGGCTTTTTTGTTTGGTAGCTTTTTTGCGAAAGCCAATGTTTACTCTTTAAAGAAGCCACGATAGTGAAAACAATACTCACAGATCACACTCACATTTACTGCTTTGGACAAACATTCTTGCCTAGTTTTTTACATAGACTACTATAAATGCTTGTAGAAGGCATAAAACATTAAGGCAAAGGATGATATAGATGTGTGGAATCAGTGGATGGTCAGATTGGCGACGAGATATCACTCAGGAGCAAAAAATCACTGAAGCCATGACGAATACATTAACGAAACGTGGGCCAGATGCTAGCGGCGTGTGGAGCAAAGGGCATATTAGTTTTGGGCATCGACGCCTTTCTGTTGTTGATTTGTCTGGTGGTGCGCAACCGATGCATAAGGTTTCCGGTGACCACACGTACACTATGATTTACAATGGAGAGCTGTACAACACTGAAGATCTACGCAAGGAACTTGTAGCTCGTGGACACACTTTTCGTTCCCATTCAGATACAGAGGTGCTCTTGACAGCTTATATTGAATGGAAGGAAGCGTGTCTTGATCGCTTGAACGGTATATTTGCTTTTGCCATATGGGATGAGGAGAACGACCATTTATTTTGTGCAAGGGATCGTTTAGGAGTGAAGCCGTTTTTCTACGTGCATCAGGACGCACAGCTCATTTTTGCATCGGAGATCAAAGCGTTGCTTGCCCATCCATCTGTTGCAGCTGTCGCCGATTTGCACACATTGCATGAAGTGTTGGCGTTAGGTCCTTCGAGAACACCAGGGAGTGGTGTGTTCCGCGACATCAATGAGTTAAGACCAGCGCATTATGCGATTTGGACGAAGGAAGGTTTAAAGGTCAAGCGGTACTGGAATGTGGTGAGTAAGTCTCATTTTGAAGACGTTCATGAAACGTCGCGACATGTACGGTCCTTGTTTGTTGATGCTGTTGAAAGGCAACTTGTGTCGGATGTACCCCTTGCGACCTTTCTGTCAGGGGGCTTGGATTCATCAAGCATCACAGCCATTGCAGCCAATCATTATAAAGCGAACAACGCGCCTCCGCTGCATACGTTTTCGGTCGATTATGAGGACAATGAATCGTTTTTTACAGCCGATACGTATCAACCAAATAGCGATGGATTTTGGATTCAACAAATGACAGAGGCTTTTGGGACGGTTCACCATCGCTGTGTGATTAAGAATGACACCTTAGCAGATCTATTGAAGGAAGCCGTCGAAGTACGCGACCTGCCTGGCATGGCGGATATTGATTCCTCCTTGCTATGGTTCTGTAAGGAAATCAAAAAGGAAGCGACCGTCGGGCTGTCAGGGGAATGTGCAGATGAGATTTTTGGCGGATACCCGTGGTTTCACAGACCATCTGGAGAAGGCACGTTCCCTTGGATGCATTCCCTTGCGCTTAGAGAATCCCTTCTAAACGCCTCTCTCCGCAAGCATATGGACCTAAGCGCCTACGTGCAACAACGCTACATGGAAACAGTGAATGAAACCCCGCGGCTTGAAGGGGAGAAGAACGAGGAGACACAACGTCGCCAATTGTTTTACGTCAATATGCTCTGGTTTATGACAACATTGTTAGACCGGAAAGATCGAATGAGTATGGGTGCAAGTCTTGAAGTGCGCGTCCCTTTTGCTGATCATCGGCTCGTTGAATATGTGTGGAACATTCCCTGGGAAATGAAAATGTACGGCAATCAGGAAAAAGGCATTTTACGAAAAGCATTGGAGGGACTTCTTCCGAATGATGTGCTATATCGTAAAAAGAGTCCGTATCCTAAAACCCATCATCCCGCTTATACGAATGCCATGCAGGATTGGATTCGAACCATTTGTAAAGATCCAAATGCGCCATTATTTGAGATTTTGGATAAGAATGCAGTCCAAAAGCTTGTTGAACAGGACCCATCCGCACATAAAGTGCCTTGGTTTGGTCAGCTCATGAAAGGCCCCCAGCTACTAGCTCATCTCGGTCAAATAAATCATTGGTTGGATCATTACCAAGTACGAATTTCCGTATAATAGCAATGCATCATTGACGTATCGACAATTCAAACTATACGAAGAACCGGGCGAGCTGCGCGGTTTTTTCGTTTACCACTGCGGCAAAATACTTCGCTTGTATCTTAAAGGGCGCAAGTGCAACATCGACTCGAAAAGACCTCATCGTGTTTTCTTTACCGCTTGGCACGATTCTTGCTCGCGCTATTCCCGAAAGACTATAAGTATTTTGTCTACGTAGATTATTTTTGTGTGGAGTGTTTTTATTTTGTCCCGGTATATTGGGATATACCTACATTTTAATTAAGGGCTAAGTTTCCTTACATTTACACTGACCTAATTAATAAGTCACAAGCAGAAAAGCAGCCACTAGCGAGACTCCACAGAGCGCGCACGCGATCGAGGAGGCGCAGCAGAAGCCCGCGGAAAGCGAGCGTATGGAAGCTTGTATAAAAAGAGACCCAAAC contains:
- the asnB gene encoding asparagine synthase (glutamine-hydrolyzing); the protein is MCGISGWSDWRRDITQEQKITEAMTNTLTKRGPDASGVWSKGHISFGHRRLSVVDLSGGAQPMHKVSGDHTYTMIYNGELYNTEDLRKELVARGHTFRSHSDTEVLLTAYIEWKEACLDRLNGIFAFAIWDEENDHLFCARDRLGVKPFFYVHQDAQLIFASEIKALLAHPSVAAVADLHTLHEVLALGPSRTPGSGVFRDINELRPAHYAIWTKEGLKVKRYWNVVSKSHFEDVHETSRHVRSLFVDAVERQLVSDVPLATFLSGGLDSSSITAIAANHYKANNAPPLHTFSVDYEDNESFFTADTYQPNSDGFWIQQMTEAFGTVHHRCVIKNDTLADLLKEAVEVRDLPGMADIDSSLLWFCKEIKKEATVGLSGECADEIFGGYPWFHRPSGEGTFPWMHSLALRESLLNASLRKHMDLSAYVQQRYMETVNETPRLEGEKNEETQRRQLFYVNMLWFMTTLLDRKDRMSMGASLEVRVPFADHRLVEYVWNIPWEMKMYGNQEKGILRKALEGLLPNDVLYRKKSPYPKTHHPAYTNAMQDWIRTICKDPNAPLFEILDKNAVQKLVEQDPSAHKVPWFGQLMKGPQLLAHLGQINHWLDHYQVRISV
- a CDS encoding SDR family oxidoreductase: MDLKMKNQHALVMASSSGLGKAIAMTLAEEGAHVFLTSRDQERLSAAVAEVRTVAQGKVSSIVCDVTKPEDIEAAVQAVIDQYGTIDILVNNAGGPPPGHFIDMDDTQWQQAFDLNLMSFIRTMKACLPHMTANRYGRIVTIASSSVKQPIDGLILSNTFRTAVMGLSKSLASEYGEYNILINTLGPGRIETDRLKSLEHAMADKQAVSVDDIQQLHKATIPVGRYGQPEEFAATAAFLCSARNSYVTGQTFLVDGGMVKAL
- a CDS encoding NAD-dependent succinate-semialdehyde dehydrogenase — protein: MQTSLFINGGWLEDTADKLTITNPATGDVIATVASASEKETQLAVDAAFNALNDWSKRPAKERSVLLKKLYHKMLEEQDEMAHLMTKEMGKPLEEAKGEVAYAASFVEWFAEEGRRVYGRSIPGGAEDQRFQVIKQPVGVVAAITPWNFPAAMITRKLAPALAAGCTIVIKPPSATPLTALMLAKQCQEVGIPNGVVNIVPASSKAFSNVIMKSDKVRKITFTGSTEVGKMLMKQAADTMKNLSLELGGHAPLLVFDDADVTRAVDQAVASKFRNAGQTCICANRIYVQAGVYDEFVDQFVKKVATLSLGNGLEGNDIGPLIDKDGFEKVVDQVNDAKEKGAVVSTGGEGYQDGGYYYMPTVLTNVDESMAIMHDETFGPVAPIRKFEEEDEAIRLANETPFGLAAYFFTKDVSRGTRVAEQLEYGIVGWNSGAPSAAEAPFGGMKESGIGREGGMEGIEAYLETKYISLKL